The following proteins are co-located in the Halictus rubicundus isolate RS-2024b chromosome 1, iyHalRubi1_principal, whole genome shotgun sequence genome:
- the Npf gene encoding neuropeptide F yields the protein MQRMRSCQNAVCLLVAFVVLQTTMVHCEPNPEPTRRVEVSNWDDLRKYLDHLTDLYTLNGKARYGKRGEIPFAVSPIGRNWDTMKILDVSQDSQQQQQRQQPRFDQRRLATRQFLREMENSEDEKHASRPYQMLDISEKYYDGVQ from the exons ATGCAAAGAATGCGATCGTGTCAGAACGCGGTCTGCCTGTTGGTCGCTTTCGTCGTTCTGCAGACAACGATGGTTCACTGTGAACCTAACCCAGAACCAACGAGGAGGGTGGAGGTCTCCAATTGGGACGATCTGCGAAAATATCTGGATCACCTCACGGATCTATACACGCTGAACGGGAAAGCCAG GTACGGCAAAAGGGGAGAGATTCCATTCGCCGTGTCTCCAATCGGTCGCAACTGGGACACCATGAAGATCCTGGACGTCTCTCAGGACTctcagcaacagcagcaacgtCAGCAGCCGAGATTCGACCAACGGAGGCTGGCCACCCGTCAGTTTCTTCGCGAGATGGAAAACTCCGAGGACGAAAAACACGCATCGAGACCGTACCAAATGCTGGACATATCGGAGAAATACTACGACGGTGTGCAATAA